One genomic region from Spirosoma sp. KCTC 42546 encodes:
- a CDS encoding aldo/keto reductase, producing MTTIQKINLGKNGPLVSKLGLGCMRMSSIWGGSTPDETESIATIQMALDSGINFLNTGDFYGAGHNEMLVGKAIKGRRDDAFISVKFGAIFYNGQWLGMDLRPIAIKNFINYSLTRLGIETIDLYQPSRMDNSVPVEDIIGTVADLIKEGKVRYLGVSEITADQLRKANSIHPVTALEIGYSLADRQIESDLLPTAKELGIGVVAFANTAEGLLTGELKAPLPANDYHTHFSRFQGENLIRNLEKVDVLKQLAQEKGYTPTQLAIAWVNAQGDHIMPLVSMSRRSRLPENMQAMAIEFTADEMNTLTTHFAPGAILGGTYLQR from the coding sequence ATGACAACGATTCAAAAAATAAATCTCGGCAAAAATGGACCCCTCGTTTCTAAACTCGGATTAGGCTGCATGCGCATGTCTTCTATCTGGGGCGGTTCTACACCTGACGAAACAGAAAGTATTGCTACTATTCAAATGGCCTTAGACAGCGGCATCAATTTTCTGAATACCGGAGACTTTTATGGTGCTGGTCATAATGAAATGCTTGTAGGCAAAGCCATCAAAGGACGGCGGGACGACGCGTTTATCAGTGTCAAATTTGGCGCAATTTTCTACAACGGCCAATGGCTGGGAATGGATCTGCGCCCCATAGCCATCAAGAATTTCATCAACTATTCGCTGACCCGTTTGGGTATTGAAACCATTGACCTCTACCAGCCTAGCCGAATGGATAACAGCGTGCCCGTAGAAGACATCATCGGCACAGTTGCCGACCTCATCAAAGAAGGAAAGGTTCGTTATCTGGGCGTTTCTGAAATAACGGCCGATCAATTGCGCAAGGCGAATAGTATCCATCCGGTAACCGCCCTGGAAATAGGGTATTCGTTGGCCGATCGGCAGATAGAGAGCGACTTACTTCCTACGGCAAAGGAACTGGGTATAGGCGTTGTGGCGTTTGCCAATACGGCCGAAGGGTTACTCACCGGTGAGCTAAAAGCGCCCCTTCCTGCCAATGATTACCATACGCACTTCTCGCGTTTTCAAGGGGAGAATCTGATCAGGAATCTTGAAAAGGTCGACGTATTGAAGCAACTGGCACAGGAAAAAGGCTATACGCCGACACAGTTGGCGATTGCCTGGGTGAATGCGCAGGGCGATCATATTATGCCCCTGGTCAGCATGAGCCGACGATCACGCTTACCGGAAAACATGCAGGCAATGGCGATCGAGTTCACGGCTGACGAAATGAATACGCTTACAACGCATTTTGCGCCGGGCGCGATCCTTGGTGGTACGTACCTTCAGCGGTAG
- a CDS encoding RNA polymerase sigma-70 factor has translation MEYKTLPDTALLIYLKQGDESAFQEIYVRHWRKLFIVARNKLPSTDSPEDMVQDLFVKLWEQRENLLIENLGAYLQTSLKHAIINLFKARLIREKYVEHAQSFSPNTQTTEEQIALNDLMATVEQQLNDLPEKTRQIFRLNRLEYKSAKEISTQLGIPERTVEYHINLALKLLRPLLQDYFMLAVALYYC, from the coding sequence ATGGAGTATAAGACTCTTCCAGATACTGCCTTATTGATTTACCTGAAACAAGGGGACGAATCCGCGTTTCAGGAGATCTATGTGCGTCACTGGAGGAAATTGTTCATTGTAGCGAGGAACAAACTCCCCTCGACCGATAGTCCCGAAGACATGGTTCAGGATTTATTCGTGAAGCTTTGGGAGCAGCGGGAAAACCTACTCATTGAAAATCTGGGCGCTTACTTACAAACGTCCCTCAAGCACGCTATTATCAATCTGTTCAAAGCGAGGTTGATCCGCGAGAAGTACGTTGAACATGCGCAAAGTTTTTCGCCCAATACCCAAACCACAGAAGAACAAATTGCGCTAAACGACCTGATGGCTACAGTTGAGCAACAACTGAACGATTTGCCAGAAAAAACCCGTCAGATTTTCCGCCTAAACCGATTGGAGTATAAGTCGGCGAAGGAAATTTCAACTCAACTGGGCATTCCCGAACGAACCGTCGAATACCATATCAACTTAGCCCTCAAGCTGCTCCGGCCTTTATTACAGGATTATTTTATGCTGGCAGTCGCGCTCTATTACTGCTAA